One window from the genome of Streptomyces sp. NBC_00287 encodes:
- a CDS encoding transglycosylase SLT domain-containing protein: MSRISVRGFAVVSATAVTAVGSVVGVASGSTAQNNDAEATAADATLLADIPTGQQAQVQTASLTQQANVQAIAADASAKKDAEAAARKAAAQTAIDKKEAAEKAAKAAEEAKEREEAEAKASRSSSSFPVQSSYSIAQIQAMAQSMVPSGQYQCFSNIVDHESSWNYKAVNPSSGAYGLFQALPAGKYASAGSDWQTNPATQIKWGLNYMNERYGSPCDAWSFWQANHWY; this comes from the coding sequence GTGAGCCGGATCTCGGTCCGGGGATTCGCAGTGGTCTCGGCCACCGCGGTCACCGCCGTCGGAAGCGTTGTCGGCGTTGCCTCGGGCAGCACCGCGCAGAACAACGACGCCGAAGCGACGGCAGCCGACGCAACGCTCCTCGCGGACATACCCACGGGCCAGCAGGCCCAGGTGCAGACCGCGTCCCTGACGCAGCAGGCGAACGTCCAGGCGATTGCCGCGGACGCGAGCGCCAAGAAGGACGCGGAGGCAGCCGCCCGTAAGGCGGCCGCCCAGACCGCGATCGACAAGAAGGAGGCCGCCGAGAAGGCGGCCAAGGCTGCCGAGGAAGCCAAGGAGCGCGAAGAGGCCGAGGCGAAGGCCTCCCGGTCCTCGTCCAGCTTCCCTGTGCAGAGCTCGTACAGCATCGCGCAGATCCAGGCGATGGCGCAGTCGATGGTGCCGTCCGGCCAGTACCAGTGTTTCAGCAACATCGTGGACCACGAGTCCAGCTGGAACTACAAGGCCGTGAACCCCTCCTCCGGCGCGTACGGACTCTTCCAGGCCCTCCCGGCCGGCAAGTACGCCTCCGCCGGCTCGGACTGGCAGACGAACCCGGCGACCCAGATCAAGTGGGGCCTCAACTACATGAACGAGCGGTACGGCAGTCCCTGTGACGCCTGGTCGTTCTGGCAGGCGAACCACTGGTACTAG
- a CDS encoding AI-2E family transporter produces the protein MSRVPGWLGRLGARLTRMGERLDQRRAEVERESDDSLPTPASPPASASAPTPPPTDKVPPPPDPAPAAPARPDPALAVPWGVRVAAEAGWRLLVLAGTVWVLMRVISAVQLVVLAFVAALLMTALLQPTVARLRRYGVPRGLATALTAILGFVVMGLMGWFVTWQVMENIDNLSDQVQDGIDELRNWLLDSPFHVTDKQINDIAENLRDTIGANTDEITSAGLEGVTVIVEALTGILLAAFSTLFLLYDGKRIWEWALKLVPAAARPGVAGAGPAAWRTLTAYVRGTVIVALIDAIFIGIGIYFLDVPMAVPLAVFIFLFSFIPLVGAVASGALAVVVALVTQGVFTAVMTLAVVLAVQQIEGHILQPFILGRAVRVHPLAVVLSVAAGGLVAGIGGAVVAVPLVAVTNTVVGYLKAYAQNAEGPVHRSEQGRQ, from the coding sequence ATGTCGCGAGTGCCAGGGTGGCTCGGTCGGCTCGGGGCCCGACTGACGCGGATGGGCGAGCGGTTGGACCAGCGCCGCGCGGAGGTGGAGCGCGAGAGCGACGACTCCCTGCCGACGCCCGCGTCACCGCCTGCGTCCGCGTCCGCGCCGACACCGCCGCCCACCGACAAGGTGCCGCCGCCCCCCGATCCCGCGCCCGCCGCTCCGGCGCGGCCGGATCCCGCGCTGGCCGTGCCGTGGGGTGTGCGGGTCGCCGCCGAGGCCGGATGGCGGCTGCTGGTGCTGGCCGGCACCGTGTGGGTGCTGATGCGGGTCATCAGCGCCGTACAGCTGGTGGTGCTGGCGTTCGTGGCCGCGCTGTTGATGACGGCGCTGCTCCAGCCGACCGTGGCCCGGCTGCGTCGCTACGGCGTCCCGCGGGGCCTTGCGACCGCGCTCACCGCGATCCTGGGCTTCGTCGTGATGGGCCTGATGGGCTGGTTTGTCACCTGGCAGGTGATGGAGAACATCGACAACCTCTCCGACCAGGTCCAGGACGGCATCGACGAGCTGCGCAACTGGCTGCTGGACAGCCCCTTCCACGTCACCGACAAGCAGATCAACGACATCGCCGAGAATCTGCGCGACACCATCGGCGCCAACACCGACGAGATCACCTCGGCGGGCCTGGAGGGTGTCACGGTCATCGTCGAGGCGCTGACCGGCATCCTGCTGGCCGCCTTCTCGACGCTCTTCCTCCTCTACGACGGCAAGCGCATCTGGGAGTGGGCGCTGAAGCTGGTGCCGGCTGCGGCGCGGCCGGGGGTGGCCGGGGCCGGTCCGGCGGCCTGGCGCACGCTGACGGCGTATGTGCGCGGCACGGTGATCGTGGCGTTGATCGACGCCATCTTCATCGGTATCGGCATCTACTTCCTGGATGTGCCGATGGCCGTCCCGCTGGCCGTCTTCATCTTCCTGTTCTCCTTCATCCCGCTCGTGGGCGCGGTGGCCTCCGGCGCGCTGGCGGTCGTGGTCGCGCTGGTGACGCAGGGCGTGTTCACGGCGGTGATGACGCTGGCGGTGGTGCTTGCGGTCCAGCAGATCGAGGGCCACATCCTCCAGCCGTTCATCCTGGGCCGCGCGGTCCGGGTCCACCCGCTGGCCGTGGTCCTCTCGGTCGCGGCGGGCGGCCTGGTCGCGGGCATCGGCGGCGCGGTGGTGGCCGTACCGCTGGTGGCGGTGACGAACACGGTGGTGGGTTATCTGAAGGCGTACGCCCAGAACGCCGAAGGCCCTGTCCACCGAAGTGAACAGGGCCGGCAGTAA
- a CDS encoding alkyl hydroperoxide reductase gives MSLDSLKSAVPDYAKDLKLNLGSVIGNSDLPAQQLWGTVLATAIASRSPIVLRELEPEAKANLTPEAYTAAKSAAAIMAMNNVFYRTRHLLSDHEYGTMRAGLRMNVIGNPGVDKVDFELWSFAVSAINGCGMCLDSHEQVLRKAGIEREVVQEAFKIASVIQAVGVTLETEAVLSA, from the coding sequence ATGTCGCTCGACTCCCTCAAGTCCGCCGTCCCGGACTACGCCAAGGACCTGAAGCTCAACCTGGGCTCGGTCATCGGCAACTCCGACCTCCCGGCTCAGCAGCTGTGGGGCACCGTGCTGGCGACCGCCATCGCCTCGCGCTCCCCGATCGTGCTGCGCGAACTGGAGCCGGAGGCGAAGGCGAACCTGACGCCGGAGGCGTACACGGCCGCCAAGTCGGCCGCCGCCATCATGGCGATGAACAACGTCTTCTACCGCACCCGCCATCTGCTGTCGGACCACGAGTACGGCACGATGCGCGCGGGTCTGCGGATGAACGTCATCGGCAACCCCGGTGTCGACAAGGTCGACTTCGAGCTGTGGTCCTTCGCGGTCTCCGCCATCAACGGCTGCGGCATGTGCCTCGACTCGCACGAGCAGGTGCTGCGCAAGGCCGGCATCGAGCGCGAGGTCGTCCAGGAGGCGTTCAAGATCGCGTCCGTGATCCAGGCGGTCGGTGTGACCCTGGAGACGGAAGCGGTGCTCTCCGCGTAA
- a CDS encoding peroxiredoxin, whose translation MLTVGDKFPEFELTACVSLEKGKEFEQIHHKSYEGKWLVAFAWPKDFTFVCPTEIAAFGKLNEEFADRDAQILGFSGDSEFVHHAWRKDHPDLTDLPFPMLADSKHELMRDLGIEGEDGFAQRAVFMVDPNREIQFTMVTAGSVGRNPKEVLRVLDALQTDELCPCNWSKGDETLDAVKLLAGE comes from the coding sequence GTGCTCACTGTTGGTGACAAGTTCCCCGAGTTCGAACTGACCGCCTGTGTCTCGCTGGAGAAGGGCAAGGAGTTCGAGCAGATCCACCACAAGTCCTACGAGGGCAAGTGGCTCGTGGCTTTTGCGTGGCCCAAGGACTTCACTTTCGTGTGCCCGACCGAGATCGCCGCGTTCGGCAAGCTGAACGAGGAGTTCGCCGACCGCGACGCGCAGATCCTCGGCTTCTCCGGTGACTCCGAGTTCGTCCACCACGCCTGGCGCAAGGACCACCCGGACCTGACCGACCTGCCGTTCCCGATGCTGGCCGACTCCAAGCACGAGCTGATGCGCGACCTCGGCATCGAGGGCGAGGACGGCTTCGCGCAGCGCGCCGTCTTCATGGTGGACCCGAACCGCGAGATCCAGTTCACGATGGTCACCGCCGGCTCCGTCGGCCGTAACCCCAAGGAGGTCCTGCGGGTCCTCGACGCGCTGCAGACCGACGAGCTCTGCCCGTGCAACTGGAGCAAGGGCGACGAGACCCTGGACGCGGTCAAGCTGCTGGCCGGGGAGTGA
- a CDS encoding LysR substrate-binding domain-containing protein, with the protein MTVGNAGAKKRLPSLAQLRAFAAVAEHLHFRDAAAAIGMSQPALSGAVAALEETLGVTLLERTTRKVLLSEAGERLAVRAKAVLDEVGALLEEAEAVRAPFTGVLRLGVIPTVAPYLLPTVLRLVHDRYPDLDLQVHEEQTASLADGLQTGRLDLLLLAVPLGVPGITELPLFDEDFVLVTPLDHALGGREGIPRQALKELNLLLLDEGHCLRDQALDICREAGREDAPVTTTAAGLSTLVQLVAGGLGVTLLPRTAVKVETTRSNQLLTGCFSDPAPTRRIALAMRTGAARGAEYQELAAALREALRPLPVRVVDGGE; encoded by the coding sequence GTGACTGTGGGTAATGCGGGTGCCAAGAAGCGGCTGCCCAGTCTGGCCCAGCTGCGGGCCTTCGCGGCCGTCGCGGAGCATCTGCACTTCCGGGACGCGGCCGCCGCCATCGGCATGAGCCAGCCCGCGCTGTCCGGCGCCGTCGCCGCGCTGGAGGAGACGCTCGGCGTCACCCTCCTCGAGCGTACGACCCGCAAGGTGCTGCTCTCCGAGGCCGGCGAGCGGCTCGCCGTACGGGCGAAGGCCGTACTGGACGAGGTGGGCGCGCTGTTGGAGGAGGCGGAGGCGGTACGGGCGCCCTTCACCGGGGTGCTCCGGCTCGGGGTCATCCCGACCGTCGCGCCCTATCTGCTGCCGACCGTCCTGCGGCTGGTCCACGACCGCTACCCGGACCTCGACCTTCAGGTCCACGAGGAACAGACCGCGAGCCTCGCCGACGGACTGCAGACCGGCCGCCTCGACCTGCTGCTGCTCGCCGTCCCGCTCGGCGTGCCCGGAATCACCGAACTCCCGCTGTTCGACGAGGACTTCGTGCTGGTCACCCCGTTGGACCACGCGCTCGGCGGCCGGGAGGGCATTCCGCGCCAGGCGCTGAAGGAGCTGAATCTGCTGCTCCTGGACGAGGGGCACTGTCTGCGCGACCAGGCCCTCGACATCTGCCGGGAAGCGGGCCGCGAGGACGCCCCCGTCACCACCACGGCGGCCGGTCTGTCCACGCTGGTCCAGCTCGTCGCGGGCGGACTCGGCGTCACCCTGCTGCCGCGCACCGCCGTCAAGGTCGAGACGACCCGCAGCAACCAGCTGCTGACCGGCTGCTTCTCCGACCCGGCCCCCACCCGCCGGATCGCCCTCGCCATGCGCACGGGCGCGGCCCGCGGCGCGGAGTACCAGGAGTTGGCGGCGGCTCTGCGCGAGGCGCTGCGGCCTCTGCCCGTGCGTGTGGTGGACGGCGGGGAATGA
- a CDS encoding MarR family transcriptional regulator yields MSGYHHLARALAACGRDGFTGALRVAGRPGGTVHFRDGLVVAAESPGAPGPEALLLRSGRISGEQWSALVRESGGARWPAAGLVAQGYAGDAQLRVVCVMALHDAAFAIAAGRVDDCRRSSRNGPFAPVAVGEPPGRLLQDTARKLAALEALPRPVHPDRERPLPGPEPEGLPTALQRDLLAHADGRSTARDLAFRTGRSVYTVTVEVARMLGDGLLVCAAASEPVVRIHPPPDGAGVRPREPEPVEPPLRPPTPPTPPTPDALPRREPGASGIAEVLAPERSAASWKWFFRLRNGTAK; encoded by the coding sequence ATGTCGGGCTACCACCACCTGGCACGGGCCCTGGCCGCGTGTGGGCGCGACGGCTTCACGGGGGCGCTGCGGGTCGCCGGCAGGCCGGGCGGCACCGTCCACTTCAGGGACGGACTCGTCGTCGCCGCCGAGTCGCCCGGCGCGCCCGGCCCCGAGGCGCTGCTGCTGCGCTCCGGCCGGATCAGCGGCGAGCAGTGGTCCGCGCTGGTACGGGAGTCGGGCGGGGCGCGCTGGCCCGCGGCCGGGCTCGTCGCCCAGGGCTACGCGGGCGATGCCCAACTGCGGGTGGTCTGTGTGATGGCGCTGCACGACGCCGCGTTCGCCATCGCCGCGGGCCGGGTGGACGACTGTCGGCGCAGCTCCCGTAACGGCCCCTTCGCGCCGGTCGCGGTCGGCGAGCCCCCGGGACGTCTGCTTCAGGACACGGCACGCAAGCTCGCCGCCCTCGAAGCGCTGCCCCGCCCCGTGCACCCCGACCGCGAACGCCCCCTGCCCGGCCCTGAGCCGGAGGGCCTGCCCACCGCGCTCCAACGCGATCTGCTCGCCCACGCCGACGGCCGCAGCACCGCCCGCGACCTCGCCTTTCGCACCGGGCGGAGTGTCTACACCGTCACCGTCGAGGTGGCCCGGATGCTTGGTGACGGTCTTCTGGTGTGCGCCGCGGCATCCGAGCCGGTGGTCCGGATCCACCCGCCCCCCGACGGCGCCGGCGTCCGCCCCCGCGAGCCGGAGCCGGTCGAACCTCCCCTCAGGCCCCCCACGCCCCCGACGCCCCCCACCCCCGACGCCCTGCCCCGCCGTGAACCGGGCGCCAGTGGCATCGCCGAAGTGCTCGCCCCGGAAAGGTCCGCGGCGAGCTGGAAATGGTTCTTCCGCCTGAGGAACGGAACTGCCAAATGA
- a CDS encoding roadblock/LC7 domain-containing protein, which produces MDHEALAREMRGLREQVTGITDTAVAAADGLLIAADTADSIEPESLAALAAAGLGLARRTAQAAERGTLRRTVTYGSHGCAALYAVGDNALMVVLGDEGLDLDRLHQATQPALRRIDSILTRTEKATEGV; this is translated from the coding sequence ATGGACCACGAAGCGCTGGCGCGGGAAATGCGCGGTCTGCGTGAACAGGTGACCGGAATCACCGATACCGCGGTCGCGGCCGCCGACGGACTGCTGATCGCCGCCGACACCGCCGACTCCATCGAACCGGAGAGCCTCGCCGCCCTCGCCGCCGCCGGCCTCGGACTCGCCCGGCGCACCGCCCAGGCCGCGGAACGCGGCACCCTGCGCCGGACGGTGACCTACGGCAGCCACGGCTGCGCCGCTCTGTACGCCGTCGGCGACAACGCGCTGATGGTCGTCCTCGGCGACGAGGGCCTGGACCTGGACCGTCTGCATCAGGCGACCCAGCCGGCCCTGCGCCGGATCGACTCGATCCTGACCAGGACCGAGAAAGCAACGGAAGGTGTCTGA
- a CDS encoding ABC transporter permease produces MSQWGRDLALGVRFAFAGGREGWTRALLTAVGVGLGVALLLLTTAIPSALAARDDRNDARTDITYSSEAPPEADNTLLVAMADTTYRGADIRGRALEPEGAKAPLPPGVDEFPAVGEMVVSPALKRLLESDGGKLLRERLPDRIAGTIGDAGLVGSADLSFYRGAEGLAGHVDGAEITRIDRYGDPNPYREKTDPVLVLLILVVFVALLMPVAVFIAAAVRFGGERRDRRLAALRLVGSDGRMTRRIAAGEALAGALLGLVFGTVFFLIGRQIAGSVEVFRFSVFPHDLNPSPALALLVAVAVPAAAVLVTLLALRGVVIEPLGVVRTAKPARRRLWWRLLLPLGGLAMLYPMIGQGNNEGDFNQYLVIGGVMLLLVGVTALLPWVVETVVARLNGGSVAWQLAVRRLQLSSGTAARLVNGVAVAVAGAIALQMLFSGVESDYTKDTEYDLTKAQMQVTVGGGVELGAAARELRNTEGVRQVVAHGEGYLGDKRMDPVESAAVTVGDCAALREVADLPSCRDGDVFAVRRVEYDTSTPKLAVPGRMLYLDPSYEGSVPGREVAWKVPADLRKVDSRTDLSGQERGGFLITPKALPEGAGPAMIGRAYIGLETSVADAREHVRNTAAALGPLVRPQDWSATERSDRYASIRTGLFVGAVCVLVLIGASLLVSQLEQLRERKKLLSALVAFGTRRRTLSLSVLWQTAIPITLGLLLASTVGLTLGAVLLRMTATPVRVDWGSLLSMTGAAAGVVLAVTLLSLPPLLRLMRPDGLRTE; encoded by the coding sequence GCGTTGCTGCTGCTGACGACCGCGATCCCGAGCGCGCTGGCGGCCCGGGACGACCGGAACGACGCGCGCACCGACATCACCTACAGCTCCGAGGCGCCGCCCGAGGCGGACAACACGCTGCTGGTCGCGATGGCCGACACCACGTACCGCGGCGCGGACATCCGAGGACGCGCGCTGGAGCCCGAGGGCGCGAAGGCCCCGCTGCCGCCCGGCGTGGACGAGTTCCCGGCGGTGGGCGAGATGGTGGTCTCCCCCGCGCTGAAGCGGCTGCTGGAGTCGGACGGCGGCAAGCTGCTGCGCGAGCGGCTGCCGGACCGGATCGCGGGGACCATCGGGGACGCCGGTCTGGTCGGCTCGGCCGATCTCAGCTTCTACCGGGGCGCCGAGGGCCTCGCCGGCCATGTCGACGGCGCCGAGATCACCCGTATCGACCGCTACGGCGACCCGAACCCGTACCGCGAGAAGACCGACCCGGTGCTGGTCCTGCTGATCCTGGTCGTCTTCGTCGCACTGCTGATGCCGGTCGCGGTGTTCATCGCGGCGGCCGTGCGGTTCGGCGGCGAGCGGCGCGACCGGCGGCTCGCGGCGCTGCGTCTGGTGGGCTCCGACGGCCGGATGACCCGCCGGATCGCGGCGGGCGAGGCGCTCGCGGGAGCGCTGCTCGGGCTGGTCTTCGGTACGGTCTTCTTCCTGATCGGACGTCAGATCGCGGGCTCCGTCGAGGTGTTCCGGTTCAGCGTCTTCCCGCACGACCTCAACCCCTCCCCCGCGCTCGCCCTGCTGGTGGCCGTGGCGGTCCCGGCGGCCGCGGTGCTGGTGACGCTGCTCGCGCTGCGCGGGGTGGTCATCGAACCGCTCGGCGTGGTGCGTACGGCGAAGCCCGCGCGCCGCAGGCTGTGGTGGCGGCTGCTGCTGCCGCTCGGCGGACTCGCCATGCTCTACCCGATGATCGGGCAGGGCAACAACGAAGGCGACTTCAACCAGTACCTCGTCATCGGCGGTGTGATGCTGCTGCTGGTCGGCGTGACGGCGCTGCTGCCGTGGGTCGTGGAGACGGTCGTGGCCCGGCTGAACGGCGGCTCGGTGGCCTGGCAACTGGCCGTACGTCGACTGCAGTTGAGCAGCGGTACGGCCGCCCGGCTGGTCAACGGTGTCGCGGTCGCGGTGGCCGGGGCCATCGCCCTGCAGATGCTGTTCTCCGGGGTGGAGAGCGACTACACCAAGGACACCGAGTACGACCTCACCAAGGCGCAGATGCAGGTGACCGTGGGCGGCGGTGTGGAACTCGGCGCTGCCGCCCGGGAGTTGCGGAACACCGAGGGCGTGCGCCAGGTGGTCGCCCACGGCGAGGGCTATCTGGGCGACAAGCGCATGGACCCCGTCGAGAGTGCCGCGGTGACCGTCGGCGACTGCGCGGCGCTGCGCGAGGTGGCCGATCTGCCCTCCTGCCGCGACGGTGACGTCTTCGCCGTGCGGCGCGTGGAGTACGACACCAGCACCCCGAAACTGGCCGTCCCCGGCAGGATGCTGTACCTGGACCCGAGTTACGAGGGTTCCGTCCCGGGCCGGGAGGTCGCCTGGAAGGTGCCGGCGGACCTGCGCAAGGTGGACTCGCGCACGGATCTGAGCGGCCAGGAGCGCGGCGGCTTCCTGATCACCCCGAAGGCGCTGCCCGAGGGGGCCGGGCCGGCCATGATCGGGCGCGCGTACATCGGTCTCGAGACGTCCGTGGCCGACGCCCGTGAGCATGTGCGCAACACCGCGGCGGCCCTGGGCCCGCTGGTGCGCCCCCAGGACTGGTCCGCCACCGAGCGGTCCGACCGCTACGCCTCCATCCGTACCGGCCTGTTCGTCGGCGCCGTGTGTGTGCTGGTGCTGATCGGGGCGAGCCTGCTGGTGTCGCAGCTGGAGCAGTTGCGCGAGCGCAAGAAGCTGCTGTCGGCGCTGGTCGCCTTCGGCACCCGGCGGCGCACGCTGAGCCTGTCGGTGCTGTGGCAGACGGCGATCCCCATCACGCTGGGCCTGCTGCTGGCCTCGACGGTGGGCCTCACCCTCGGCGCGGTCCTGCTGCGGATGACGGCCACCCCGGTGCGCGTCGACTGGGGAAGCCTGCTGTCGATGACGGGCGCCGCGGCCGGAGTCGTCCTCGCGGTGACCCTGCTCAGCCTGCCTCCCCTGCTGAGGCTGATGCGCCCGGACGGTCTGCGCACGGAGTGA